A genomic window from Vitis riparia cultivar Riparia Gloire de Montpellier isolate 1030 chromosome 16, EGFV_Vit.rip_1.0, whole genome shotgun sequence includes:
- the LOC117932944 gene encoding putative disease resistance protein RGA1 isoform X4 has product MIPLSPNQREGGGDNVLGKIGSVTLQEIGLAWGVKTELQKLEATLTAIKSILLDAEEKQWKDRQLRDWLGKLKHVCYDVEDVLDEFRYQALQRQVVSHGSLKTKEIHSE; this is encoded by the exons ATGATACCCCTCAGTCCTAATCAAAGAGAGGGTGGTGGTG ACAACGTTCTGGGGAAGATAGGCTCTGTCACTCTCCAAGAAATTGGCTTAGCATGGGGCGTCAAGACTGAACTGCAAAAGCTGGAAGCCACCTTAACCGCTATCAAATCCATCCTCCTGGATGCTGAGGAGAAGCAGTGGAAGGATCGACAGCTACGTGATTGGTTGGGAAAGCTCAAACATGTGTGCTATGATGTGGAAGATGTGCTCGATGAATTTCGGTACCAAGCTTTGCAGCGCCAAGTGGTGAGTCATGGCAGCCTTAAAACAAAG GAGATCCACTCAGAGTGA
- the LOC117932944 gene encoding putative disease resistance protein RGA3 isoform X3 yields MLSRSFFQDFEDRHYYFTFKMHDLMHDLASFISQTECTVIDCVSQTVSRMVRHVSFSYDLDEKEILRVVGELNDIRTIYFPFVWETSRGEPFLKACISKFKCIKTLDLSGSNFDTLPNSISNLKHLKLLNLMWNKKIKKLPNSVCKLFHLQTLLLQGCEGFENLPKEFGNLISLRQLGITMKQRALIGIGRLESLRILRIFKCENLEFLLQGTQSLTALRSLVIDGCRSLQILAPSMKQLPSLERLVIFDCERLNSLDGNGEDHVPRLGNLRVLLLGKLPKLEALPEWMRNLTSLDRLVIEECPQLAERCKKTTGEDWHKISHVSKIYIDGIKTPEN; encoded by the coding sequence atgTTATCGAGATCCTTCTTTCAAGACTTTGAAGATcgtcattattattttacatttaaaatgcATGATCTGATGCATGATCTTGCATCATTCATATCACAAACTGAGTGCACTGTCATAGATTGTGTAAGCCAAACTGTCTCTAGAATGGTTCGCCATGTGTCATTTAGTTATGATTTGGATGAGAAAGAAATCTTAAGAGTTGTTGGTGAGCTTAACGACATTCGTACAATTTATTTCCCCTTTGTATGGGAGACATCACGTGgtgaaccatttcttaaagctTGCATCTCAAAGTTCAAATGCATTAAGACGCTAGATTTATCGGGTTCAAACTTTGACACATTGCCAAATTCTATCAGTAATCTAAAGCATCTCAAACTTCTCAACCTCATGTGGAATAAGAAGATAAAGAAACTTCCAAATTCAGTATGCAAGTTGTTTCATCTGCAAACGTTGTTGCTTCAAGGATGTGAGGGATTCGAGAATCTGCCCAAGGAGTTTGGGAACCTCATCAGTTTGAGGCAATTAGGGATCACCATGAAACAGAGGGCTTTGATAGGGATAGGACGCCTGGAATCTCTTCGTATTTTAAGGATTTTCAAATGTGAAAATCTAGAATTTCTGCTTCAAGGGACGCAAAGCCTCACTGCCCTTCGGTCATTGGTTATTGACGGTTGTAGGAGTTTGCAGATTTTGGCACCTAGCATGAAACAACTGCCCTCGTTAGAGCGTCTCGTGATTTTCGATTGCGAAAGGCTTAATTCACTGGATGGAAATGGGGAAGACCACGTTCCAAGGCTCGGGAATCTACGAGTTTTGTTGCTTGGAAAATTACCAAAGTTGGAGGCATTGCCAGAGTGGATGCGCAACCTCACATCCCTTGACAGACTTGTGATTGAAGAATGCCCTCAATTGGCTGAAAGATGCAAGAAAACAACAGGGGAAGATTGGCATAAAATCTCTCATGTCTCAAAGATATATATTGATGGCATCAAAACACCAGAAAATTAA
- the LOC117932944 gene encoding putative disease resistance protein RGA3 isoform X2: MAALKQSAQGLIEPSKKKQELDDIGNRYIKEMLSRSFFQDFEDRHYYFTFKMHDLMHDLASFISQTECTVIDCVSQTVSRMVRHVSFSYDLDEKEILRVVGELNDIRTIYFPFVWETSRGEPFLKACISKFKCIKTLDLSGSNFDTLPNSISNLKHLKLLNLMWNKKIKKLPNSVCKLFHLQTLLLQGCEGFENLPKEFGNLISLRQLGITMKQRALIGIGRLESLRILRIFKCENLEFLLQGTQSLTALRSLVIDGCRSLQILAPSMKQLPSLERLVIFDCERLNSLDGNGEDHVPRLGNLRVLLLGKLPKLEALPEWMRNLTSLDRLVIEECPQLAERCKKTTGEDWHKISHVSKIYIDGIKTPEN, translated from the exons ATGGCAGCCTTAAAACAAAG CGCACAAGGGCTCATTGAACCATCCAAAAAGAAGCAAGAGTTGGACGACATCGGAAACagatatattaaagaaatgTTATCGAGATCCTTCTTTCAAGACTTTGAAGATcgtcattattattttacatttaaaatgcATGATCTGATGCATGATCTTGCATCATTCATATCACAAACTGAGTGCACTGTCATAGATTGTGTAAGCCAAACTGTCTCTAGAATGGTTCGCCATGTGTCATTTAGTTATGATTTGGATGAGAAAGAAATCTTAAGAGTTGTTGGTGAGCTTAACGACATTCGTACAATTTATTTCCCCTTTGTATGGGAGACATCACGTGgtgaaccatttcttaaagctTGCATCTCAAAGTTCAAATGCATTAAGACGCTAGATTTATCGGGTTCAAACTTTGACACATTGCCAAATTCTATCAGTAATCTAAAGCATCTCAAACTTCTCAACCTCATGTGGAATAAGAAGATAAAGAAACTTCCAAATTCAGTATGCAAGTTGTTTCATCTGCAAACGTTGTTGCTTCAAGGATGTGAGGGATTCGAGAATCTGCCCAAGGAGTTTGGGAACCTCATCAGTTTGAGGCAATTAGGGATCACCATGAAACAGAGGGCTTTGATAGGGATAGGACGCCTGGAATCTCTTCGTATTTTAAGGATTTTCAAATGTGAAAATCTAGAATTTCTGCTTCAAGGGACGCAAAGCCTCACTGCCCTTCGGTCATTGGTTATTGACGGTTGTAGGAGTTTGCAGATTTTGGCACCTAGCATGAAACAACTGCCCTCGTTAGAGCGTCTCGTGATTTTCGATTGCGAAAGGCTTAATTCACTGGATGGAAATGGGGAAGACCACGTTCCAAGGCTCGGGAATCTACGAGTTTTGTTGCTTGGAAAATTACCAAAGTTGGAGGCATTGCCAGAGTGGATGCGCAACCTCACATCCCTTGACAGACTTGTGATTGAAGAATGCCCTCAATTGGCTGAAAGATGCAAGAAAACAACAGGGGAAGATTGGCATAAAATCTCTCATGTCTCAAAGATATATATTGATGGCATCAAAACACCAGAAAATTAA
- the LOC117932944 gene encoding putative disease resistance protein RGA3 isoform X1: protein MAALKQRWSAQGLIEPSKKKQELDDIGNRYIKEMLSRSFFQDFEDRHYYFTFKMHDLMHDLASFISQTECTVIDCVSQTVSRMVRHVSFSYDLDEKEILRVVGELNDIRTIYFPFVWETSRGEPFLKACISKFKCIKTLDLSGSNFDTLPNSISNLKHLKLLNLMWNKKIKKLPNSVCKLFHLQTLLLQGCEGFENLPKEFGNLISLRQLGITMKQRALIGIGRLESLRILRIFKCENLEFLLQGTQSLTALRSLVIDGCRSLQILAPSMKQLPSLERLVIFDCERLNSLDGNGEDHVPRLGNLRVLLLGKLPKLEALPEWMRNLTSLDRLVIEECPQLAERCKKTTGEDWHKISHVSKIYIDGIKTPEN, encoded by the exons ATGGCAGCCTTAAAACAAAG GTGGAGCGCACAAGGGCTCATTGAACCATCCAAAAAGAAGCAAGAGTTGGACGACATCGGAAACagatatattaaagaaatgTTATCGAGATCCTTCTTTCAAGACTTTGAAGATcgtcattattattttacatttaaaatgcATGATCTGATGCATGATCTTGCATCATTCATATCACAAACTGAGTGCACTGTCATAGATTGTGTAAGCCAAACTGTCTCTAGAATGGTTCGCCATGTGTCATTTAGTTATGATTTGGATGAGAAAGAAATCTTAAGAGTTGTTGGTGAGCTTAACGACATTCGTACAATTTATTTCCCCTTTGTATGGGAGACATCACGTGgtgaaccatttcttaaagctTGCATCTCAAAGTTCAAATGCATTAAGACGCTAGATTTATCGGGTTCAAACTTTGACACATTGCCAAATTCTATCAGTAATCTAAAGCATCTCAAACTTCTCAACCTCATGTGGAATAAGAAGATAAAGAAACTTCCAAATTCAGTATGCAAGTTGTTTCATCTGCAAACGTTGTTGCTTCAAGGATGTGAGGGATTCGAGAATCTGCCCAAGGAGTTTGGGAACCTCATCAGTTTGAGGCAATTAGGGATCACCATGAAACAGAGGGCTTTGATAGGGATAGGACGCCTGGAATCTCTTCGTATTTTAAGGATTTTCAAATGTGAAAATCTAGAATTTCTGCTTCAAGGGACGCAAAGCCTCACTGCCCTTCGGTCATTGGTTATTGACGGTTGTAGGAGTTTGCAGATTTTGGCACCTAGCATGAAACAACTGCCCTCGTTAGAGCGTCTCGTGATTTTCGATTGCGAAAGGCTTAATTCACTGGATGGAAATGGGGAAGACCACGTTCCAAGGCTCGGGAATCTACGAGTTTTGTTGCTTGGAAAATTACCAAAGTTGGAGGCATTGCCAGAGTGGATGCGCAACCTCACATCCCTTGACAGACTTGTGATTGAAGAATGCCCTCAATTGGCTGAAAGATGCAAGAAAACAACAGGGGAAGATTGGCATAAAATCTCTCATGTCTCAAAGATATATATTGATGGCATCAAAACACCAGAAAATTAA
- the LOC117933565 gene encoding CCR4-NOT transcription complex subunit 1-like: MYVLQTIQQLQTKSSPPLAQQMAHNGPLELYLMGSAMDIFQTLIAELDTEGRYLFLNAIANQLRYPNNHTHFFSFVLLYLFVEASQEIIQEQITRVLLERLIVNRSHPWGLLITFIELIKNSRYNFWSRTFTRCAPEIEKLFESVSRSCMVSDNMH, encoded by the exons ATGTATGTATTGCAGACCATCCAGcaattacaaacaaaaagcTCGCCTCCACTTGCACAGCAGATGGCCCACAATGGTCCGCTGGAGTTGTATTTGATGGGTTCTGCCATGGACATCTTCCAGACTCTGATTGCGGAGCTTGATACAGAAGGGCGTTACCTCTTCCTTAATGCCATTGCAAATCAGCTGCGCTATCCCAACAACCACACAcattttttctcctttgttcTTCTCTACTTGTTTGTTGAGGCAAGCCAG GAAATCATCCAGGAGCAAATTACAAGAGTTTTGCTGGAACGCCTGATTGTAAATAGATCCCACCCATGGGGTCTTCTCATCACTTTTATCGAGCTCATCAAG AATTCAAGATACAACTTTTGGAGCCGAACTTTCACAAGGTGTGCGCCGGAGATTGAGAAACTGTTTGAATCGGTTTCACGATCTTGCATGGTCTCCGACAACATGCACTGA